The genomic segment CCTAGTtctcagcagccaatcagaagctacGCAGGCCACGCTCAGCCTGTCGGCTCGGAGAGGAAGTGCAGTCGCGTTGCTCTTCCGGTCTTTCGGATCTCGGCCCGGGAAGCGAGGGCAGCTGTGCGttaaggagaagaggaaaaccAGAGAAAGAACCCAGAGTAAAACCtgtgaaaaaggaaaaagagtcGGAGCACTTACCCAGTGGAGGTCCGGAGCCAAGTGGCTGAACGAAGGAGAGATACGTCGGTAAGACGTGTTAATTATCCGATGAAAAGATAGCTTGACGCTTATCGTCGGCGgccatgctaatgctagctcTGTGCTTAGCAGGCTAACTGCTTGCCTGTCCTCCGGAGAGCTGCTACGAGGTTCGGCATTGGCATGCTCCACCTTGATACACAGAGCAACGGTGAGAAATTTGCTCTTCAGCTGCTCTGGTGCGATTTTCCTGTTGTTTTCCGTGTGCTGAAAGAAAGCAGTGGTGATATTAGGGAAAAAATAGTAATTTGATATGTTGTGAATGTGATGAATATAAAACaagtttattttgtattgtgcAATTTATTGAAGACATTTATGTTATTCCAACTGAGTTTAAAGCAATTAGAGGGTAATTTTGGTGCAGATCTCGGACATGAATAGGCCTATAGTGTAAGAGTGAACTAAGCACAATTCTTTAATACCTCTGATTCTACCTCAAAATGTGTACTGTTATGTTATTTGCACATGGTTCAGATGTTTTAATTAATAGTTTTGTATGTTAATGGTTACTTGCCATAAGTATTAAAACTGTTCACATGAACAGGTAAATGTGTGAGCACTTTAATATTTAGTTCTCATGAATGATACACTAAAGATTGAACgttgtacaacaaagatagataTTTGAGAATTGAATAGAGATGAAGATTTGTCAGAATAAGATGTAATTGTGTGCATCTTTCGACATCTGATATCCCTAATGATGCATCTGAGAATGGATAGTGTTGAATGTATTGTGTGACCCTGTCTACAGGTCAGGTTTTTTAGAGGACTGAGAGTCTGAGTTTCAGGACAACTTCCTGCTGTGAAAGATGGCGAGCCAACTACCCTGATTGAAGATTAGCACCGAGGAGATATTCAcgtacacactcattcacacaagtAATACACTCACATTACACTACAAGAAACCTTGGAATCGGGTGAACTTTCAACAACTCCGTTTATTTTAAGGGCCCCACCAGACATTTTTGTTTTAAGTGTGCACActacttttttattttcattactGTTTGGTATAATATTTTGCATTTTGTACGAACCAGACAAATTACTTTGTTCACTGTAAAATATAAGAGTGGCTACTCAATTGTTACTCTTGTGTCTGCCTCATTGTTGTTGCTCAGTACAGTGGCTCCTCTCGAATTTGGTCTCTTCTGATTCTGGTCCTGGTCTTATTGTTAGTCCAACTTATATTATACTGTAATTCACTTTTACACTCCTAAAATTGGTTACAGAAGTGGCGAGCCAGCCAGGAGCCATTTGATTTGAGCATCAATATTGAAGTAATGTCCAGTATGGATTTCATACAAAAGTCTGGTGTCAAAATTCCAAATGCAGTTACTGTCAGTGGAATTACTCAGGTAGCTGAACAAGATGAACAAGTGATTGACTTTCTAAAACAGTATGGTAAAATTGAGAGAATCCTTTTGGTTGATGATTCACAGTCCGAGTTCTTTCAAAACCTGATCGTTGAATATGCTAGCGGTTCAGCCTTAGAAGGTTTAGAACCTCGCTTACCGTACATGTGCATAGCACGAGATGACCCCACTGTTGTCTATGAAGTAAAAACACTCAGTAGCGTGTACGCTACCAAGGTTGGAAGTAATGTTACCAAGACATACTTAGCTGAGCTCAAGCAACTAGCTAAGATGAGTGGCAAAGACTATTGCGTGGTGTTGAAGGAAATGATGTCTCAGATCGGGGAAGATGTTGAAACTATGCAGCCCACAACTGAAGAATCCTCCCCCACACATGTTGAGACCACTGTCGTATCCCCACCCACTCATCAAGAGCAACGGTCTTACACCTCATTTCCAGATGCCACACCAAGCAGCAACGGTGCCACTGACCATGTTCCCCTCACCAATGGAAAGAGAGCACCGTCCCTATCAGTAAGTGACTTGAACCCACCGGACATCCAGAGGGTCGTGGTCGAGCATATTGTGCGGAGGCAAGACGTTGTCCCACACATCCAATCCCAAGTGAGACTCCGCTCCTTCTCCGGCAATACTCCCAGACCTAATCATGAAACTGATTATGACACATGGCGCATACACATTGAGTTGCTCCAGAATGATCCTAGCATGTCTCCTCTGCAAATATCCAGAAAAATCCATGAAAGCTTGCTCCCACCAGCAGCTGATGTAGTTAAAAGCTTACGGCCTGAGTCACCGCCTGCAGCCTACCTACAGCTCCTAGACTCAGCCTTCGGTACTGTGGAAGATGGAGAGGAGCTCTTTGCTCAATTCCTGAACACCCTCCAAGACCCAGGTGAGAAATCATCCACTTACCTTCATCGGCTCCAGTTAGCCTTGAACAGAGCAACAAAAAGGGGGGGAGTTACACATGAAGAAGTAGACAAACATCTTACTAAGCAGTTCTGCAGGGGGTGTTGGGATAACACCTTGCTCAGCGCCCTGCAACTGGAGCAAAAGAAGAGCAGCCCACCCTCATTCTCAGACCTCTTGCTAATGATTCGCTCCGAAGAAGATCGACAGCAAGCAAAATCCTGTCGGATGAAAAAACATATTGGCATCACAAAGCAAAGAGCTCAGGTGCAGTTCCATGGCGCCTATGTTTGTGAACCAGAGGAGAAAGATGAGAGCAGTATCAGTGCTATTGAGGATCTGAGGAAGCAAGTGGCAAGTCTGCAAAGCCAACTAACTACATACATGTCACAGAAAAACACCAAAGGAGATAGCAGCAAGGGATCTGCAGGGAAGCAACAGAGCAGGATGTCAAAGCCAAATGATACAGACATGCAAAGACAAATCAAAAAGAAACAGACATACAAACCCAGGCCCTGGTACTGTTTTAACTGCGGCGAAGATGGGCACATTGCCCCCTGCTGCACCGACCCCGCAAACCCCGACCTAGTGGCAGAAAAGAAGAGGCAGTTGGAAAAAAAACAGCGCCAGTGGGAAGCTCAAAATGATTCAAACTTACCTTTAAACGACTAACAGTTCCTGTTGTGGGACAAACAGGGGCTGAGGAGAGTCAACAACGTCCCTCAGACGTAAACAAGGAAGACAAAACCCCGACTGAGATCAACAAAGACATTACACATACAGAGAACATTAAAGCTCAAACATGTTCCAGCTTACATCATCCAACGCAGGACCAACCGTTTAGACTCCCCAAACGGCTGGTTGGCATCAAGAGCACAGCCCAAGTGACTGTGAGAGGTGAAGAGGTCAACTGCCTTCTTGATTCAGGCTCACAAGTTACCACTGTACCTGAGTCATTTTACAAGCAGCACCTTTCAGAGCAGAAGATTAAGCCGATTCATGACCTCTTAGAAGTGGAAGGTGCAAATGGCCAGCTAGTGCCTTACTTTGGCTATATAGAAATGACCATAACCTTTCCAAAAGACTTTGTAGGTGTCCCAATAGATGTAAATACACTTGCCTTAGTTGTTCCTGACACTTCACAGTCCCTCATGCTCATAGGTACTAACACTCTAGATGTACTGTTTGACATTTACTCAGAGACTGACTTAACCAATCGCCAGCCCCTCCCACACGGCTACAAAGTAGTTTTCAAGGTCATTGGGTTAAGACGGAAGCAGGCAAGCAACAACCACCAGGGGGTAGTAAAGATGCAAGGCAAGACGCCTCAAGTCATTCCAGCCGGTGAAACTGTAGTGGTGGAGGGAGTTGCCCTTGTCACTGGTCTTCAGGATGAGAAATCCGTCGTCATTGAGTATCCATCATCATCCCCCTTGCCAGGTGGCCTGCTGGTAAAATCTGGTCTCGTTGATTTCCCCCAGCTACGGCCCCATAAGCTACCAGTCGTCATAAGCAACGAGTCTGACCATGACATCGTCATTCCTGCTAAGTGCACTATTGCAGAGGTTAGTGCTTATCAGACCATCATATTAAAGGAGCACAGCATAGCCAAGCAATCAGAATCTCTCCAGAGACCTCCAGAGACCCAGTCATCTCAAGAACCCACCTTGAATTTCAATTTCGCTGATTCCCCAGTCCCACTCGAATGGAAGCGACGCATCACTCAGCAGCTCAACAACATGGCTGATGTGTTTGCACATCATGACCAGGATTTTGGCCGGACGGACCAGGTGCGACACCACATAAAACTCTCAGATGAAAGTCCTTTCAAACTACGTGCCCGACCAATCCACCCACAGGACATTGAAGCTGTTCGGAGGCACATTAAAGAGCTTCTTGATGCGGGAGTTATAAGGGAGTCAGAGTCACCATTTGCATCGCCCATAGTGGTAGTCCGGAAAAAGAACGGCCAAGTCCGGTTGTGCATCGATTATAGGCGTCTAAACCTCCAGACTATAAAGGACGCGTACAACCTTCCAAAGCTGGAGGACACATTCTCGGCCCTCAATGGTTCCCAATGGTTCTCAGTTCTCGACCTTAAGTCGGGGTACTACCAGATCGAGGTTGAAGAGGCAGACAAACCGAAGACGGCCTTTGTGTGTCCGCTCGGATTCTGGGAATTCAACAGAATGCCTCAAGGAGTGACGAATGCCCCCAGCACGTTCCAAAGGTTAATGGAACGGTGCATGGGGGATATGCATTTGAAAGATGCGGTAGTCTTCCttgatgacgtcatcgttttcTCCAGAACCCTTGAGGAGCACGAAGAAAGACTCATGAGAGTGCTAACTCGTCTCAAAGAGTTTGGGTTGAAGTTATCCCCAGAAAAATGTGTCTTCTTCCAGACATCAGTCCGTTATCTGGGTCACATAGTCTCCAGAAGTGGCGTTCAGACAGATCCTGAGAAGATTTCAGCCCTGAAGACATGGCCTGTCCCCCAGACCCTACGGGAGCTGAAATCCTTCCTCGGTTTCGCTGGGTACTACAGGAGGTTCGTTAAGGGTTACTCCAGCATCGTAAAGCCCCTCCACAGCTTAACCTCTGGCTACCCACCTCCCCACAAGAAATCAAAAGCGAAGCTAACAGACATAAGACAGAAAACAAACCAATACCATGACCCAAAAGAGCTCTTCGGGGGCCGCTGGATGCCAGCTTGCCAGCAAGCCTTTGAGGCAGTCATCCAGAGCCTCACTACAGCCCCTGTACTAGCCTTCGCTGACCCCCAGAAACCCTATATACTGCACACCGACGCCAGTACCACCGGGCTCGGTGCTGTGCTATATCAGGAGCAAGAGAGCCAACTCAGAGTCATAGGCTACGCCAGTAGAGGGCTGTCAAGAAGCGAGAGCCGCTATCCAGCGCACAAGCTAGAGTTCCTGGCGCTCAAGTGGTCGGTCACCGAAAAGTACAGCGACTATCTGTACGGCAACCAGTTCACACCGTTGTAAACGGATAGGAAGCCAGCTAACTTACATCCTGCACGGCCAAACTTGACGCAGACCAGGCTTATTAGGTGGCTAAGCAAGCACTATCCACATACTCTGCATTCAAACTCCTCTATCGTCCAGAAGGCAGAAACGGAGATTCGGAGTGATTATCACGCAGACCAACATGGGATACTAGCAGACGATCTGAAATCACAAAAAGATAGAGAACTGATACAGCAGTTGCACACAAGATCACCTCTCTGATCCAAACAACATCAAGTGCAGTCGATCAGT from the Gadus chalcogrammus isolate NIFS_2021 unplaced genomic scaffold, NIFS_Gcha_1.0 GACHA132, whole genome shotgun sequence genome contains:
- the LOC130378978 gene encoding paraneoplastic antigen Ma3 homolog; translation: MSSMDFIQKSGVKIPNAVTVSGITQVAEQDEQVIDFLKQYGKIERILLVDDSQSEFFQNLIVEYASGSALEGLEPRLPYMCIARDDPTVVYEVKTLSSVYATKVGSNVTKTYLAELKQLAKMSGKDYCVVLKEMMSQIGEDVETMQPTTEESSPTHVETTVVSPPTHQEQRSYTSFPDATPSSNGATDHVPLTNGKRAPSLSVSDLNPPDIQRVVVEHIVRRQDVVPHIQSQVRLRSFSGNTPRPNHETDYDTWRIHIELLQNDPSMSPLQISRKIHESLLPPAADVVKSLRPESPPAAYLQLLDSAFGTVEDGEELFAQFLNTLQDPGEKSSTYLHRLQLALNRATKRGGVTHEEVDKHLTKQFCRGCWDNTLLSALQLEQKKSSPPSFSDLLLMIRSEEDRQQAKSCRMKKHIGITKQRAQVQFHGAYVCEPEEKDESSISAIEDLRKQVASLQSQLTTYMSQKNTKGDSSKGSAGKQQSRMSKPNDTDMQRQIKKKQTYKPRPWYCFNCGEDGHIAPCCTDPANPDLVAEKKRQLEKKQRQWEAQNDSNLPLND